From the genome of Scytonema hofmannii PCC 7110, one region includes:
- a CDS encoding pentapeptide repeat-containing protein codes for MATPSVRRNSNVNERGKTQSIPLTTRRIAAWAAEVTLVVTSGLIPFSVGTYLNSKGDVNRVPLNPVLVQTERAIARPLALPVSYGARNVAWPTNFLWTLSLLVPLTLSGWQLYLLAKTGSTLPKQWLGIKVVTMNGKPAGLGPILVREGIGRWAVPMSVAYLLWRYSFLFPNLSAFVSLAGVVLLLEGTGFPWQQDRRALHDRLAGTFTVDAHKPFTPSTVKDTKRSQSPWTEGDEEAAIASVVITPEESRQIPNLWQWIQQQNPNQTLLGVAIASVGALFVTLVGTQIYIHSLQNQRGTEQSNSEQFLALVKQLNPDSTATVEERRSAISAMATLNDTQAAQYLVDLLVSETDPIVIDTIQQALVGIGPQALPNLKRMNQFLVSELDGSDRSQSPEVRQKQLYANQRAINKVLSAYHGKLEDVDLSNAQLNPSGSGDSSFRLILDKADLWGIKFRGANLSSGTFKGSRFRGLGEDGRWDTYDDWVSDLNQARMTQANLAEANLSRVSMIRADLSRAILNKANLSNARLSGANLSSAQLLGADLRNAVLQNASLTGADLGDAKLNEADMYAARLGRVIAVGAQLSFANLVKTDWQGSDLSGAYLDRANLSDANLSATRLTGAVLNSANLENTNLRNADLSLADLRGANLNGADFQGAILSPNKQDPTDQFVQTPSLGTKSAAVDGVDFTHVKNLDPKQIAYICTQGGLHPRCP; via the coding sequence ATGGCTACCCCAAGTGTGAGGAGAAATAGTAACGTAAATGAACGGGGAAAAACTCAATCTATACCCTTGACAACAAGGCGAATTGCTGCATGGGCAGCAGAAGTGACTCTAGTTGTTACGAGTGGCTTGATTCCCTTTAGTGTCGGTACATATTTAAATTCTAAAGGTGATGTCAACCGCGTACCGCTTAATCCCGTACTGGTACAAACAGAACGTGCGATCGCTCGCCCACTGGCTTTACCTGTGAGCTACGGTGCTCGTAACGTAGCATGGCCTACAAATTTTTTGTGGACGCTATCTTTGTTAGTTCCTCTAACACTGTCAGGCTGGCAATTGTACTTACTTGCTAAAACAGGAAGCACACTCCCCAAACAATGGTTGGGGATTAAAGTTGTTACCATGAACGGCAAGCCAGCCGGGTTGGGACCTATTTTGGTACGGGAAGGAATTGGTCGTTGGGCTGTACCAATGTCCGTTGCATATCTTTTGTGGCGTTACAGCTTTTTATTTCCTAATTTAAGTGCTTTTGTGAGCTTGGCTGGTGTGGTGCTGCTGCTAGAAGGAACAGGCTTCCCCTGGCAGCAAGATCGTCGCGCACTGCACGATCGCCTCGCTGGTACTTTCACTGTAGATGCTCACAAACCTTTTACACCTTCTACCGTAAAAGATACCAAACGCAGTCAATCTCCATGGACGGAAGGCGATGAGGAAGCTGCTATTGCCTCAGTTGTGATTACCCCTGAAGAATCAAGGCAAATACCAAATTTGTGGCAATGGATACAGCAACAAAATCCAAACCAAACACTGCTAGGAGTTGCGATCGCTAGCGTGGGTGCATTATTTGTGACTTTAGTCGGAACACAAATTTACATTCATAGCTTACAAAACCAGCGCGGCACAGAACAGAGCAATAGCGAGCAGTTTCTTGCACTGGTAAAACAGCTAAACCCAGACTCTACTGCTACTGTTGAGGAACGCCGCAGTGCAATTTCAGCTATGGCTACCCTCAATGACACACAAGCGGCTCAGTATCTTGTCGATCTGCTGGTTAGCGAAACTGACCCCATTGTAATTGATACAATTCAGCAAGCACTGGTTGGTATCGGACCCCAAGCCCTTCCCAATTTAAAGCGGATGAATCAGTTCCTTGTCAGCGAACTAGATGGCAGCGATCGCTCACAATCTCCAGAAGTGCGGCAAAAACAACTTTATGCAAATCAACGAGCAATTAACAAGGTTCTGTCTGCATATCACGGTAAGCTGGAAGATGTAGATTTAAGTAACGCCCAACTTAATCCAAGCGGATCTGGGGATAGCTCTTTCAGATTGATATTAGACAAAGCCGACTTGTGGGGAATTAAGTTTCGAGGTGCAAATCTCTCCTCAGGGACTTTTAAAGGCAGTCGTTTCCGGGGACTGGGTGAGGATGGACGCTGGGATACCTATGATGATTGGGTTTCCGATCTCAACCAAGCACGAATGACACAAGCTAATCTTGCTGAAGCAAACCTCAGTCGTGTTTCCATGATTCGTGCGGATTTAAGTCGCGCTATCCTCAACAAAGCCAACTTATCCAACGCTCGCTTATCTGGTGCTAACCTCAGTAGCGCTCAACTCCTAGGAGCAGATTTGCGGAATGCAGTCCTGCAAAATGCTAGTCTCACGGGAGCCGATTTGGGTGATGCGAAACTTAATGAAGCGGATATGTACGCAGCTCGTTTAGGTCGTGTCATTGCTGTTGGGGCACAATTGTCTTTTGCTAATCTTGTAAAAACTGATTGGCAAGGTTCAGATCTTTCAGGTGCGTACTTGGATCGTGCTAATTTGAGCGATGCGAACCTAAGTGCAACTCGCTTGACGGGTGCTGTATTAAACTCTGCTAATTTAGAGAATACCAACCTGCGAAATGCTGACTTGAGTCTTGCAGATTTAAGGGGAGCAAATCTCAATGGCGCTGATTTTCAAGGAGCGATTCTGTCTCCTAACAAACAAGATCCTACCGATCAATTCGTACAAACCCCATCTCTCGGTACAAAATCTGCTGCAGTAGATGGAGTGGATTTTACTCATGTTAAGAATTTAGATCCCAAGCAGATAGCGTACATTTGTACTCAAGGAGGGCTTCATCCTCGGTGTCCGTAA